Part of the Companilactobacillus zhachilii genome is shown below.
CTGGGGTAAGATTTTTCTATTGAGCTTTGCTGTTGGTATTGTTACTGGTATTATTCAAGAATTCCAATTCGGTATGAATTGGTCTGAATACTCACGTTTCATGGGTGATGTGTTCGGTGCTCCATTGGCTATCGAAGCACTGTTGGCATTCTTCATTGAATCTGTCTTTATCGGTATTTGGATGTTTACTTGGGATCGTTTCAAACCAGGTGTTCACGCCTTTATGATTTGGATGACTTCAATTGGTACCATGCTTTCAGCTATTTGGATCTTAGCTGCTAATAGTTTTATGCAACATCCTACAGGTTTCAAAATCAATAACACAACTGGTCGAATTCAATTGACTGATTTCGGCGCTGTCGTTGCTAATCCTCAACTATGGAAGGTCTTTCCACACGTTATTTTAGCTGCTTTCATGACTGCTGCTGTTGTTATTACAGGTATGAGTGCTTATGGACTTTTACGTAAGAAGAAGGATGAAAATCATTTCTTCAAGACATCATTACGTTTTGGTCTTTGGGCAAGTTTAATTTTCGCTATTCTTTCTGCTGGTGCCGGAGATCTTCAAACACAACAAATTATCAAAGATCAACCGATGAAATTTGCTGCTACTGAAGGTATCTACGAAGACACCAAAGACCCTGCACCTTGGACAGTCGTTGAATTAATCAACGCTAAAGACCACAAGGCAAGCGGTCAGATCGAAGTTCCAGGTGTTTTAAGTATCTTGGCTTACCACAAGTTAAGTGGTTCTGTTAAAGGTATGAACACTATCAATAAAGAATTACATGCTAAGTATGACAAACAATTTGGTAAGGACATGGATTACTATGTTCCACCTAAGACTCTTTTCTGGAGTTTTAGAGTTATGACAGGTATCGATGCACTTATCATGTTGGTTTCATTTGTTGGTTTGATCTTCTCACGTAAGAAGAAAGATACTATTGAAAACCACAAGTGGATGCTAGTTGTCTTGGGTCTTTGCATTTGGGTTCCATTTATCGGTAATTCAGCCGGTTGGTTCATTACTGAATTCGGCCGTTACCCATGGATCGTTTATGGACTCTTCACAATCGCTCAAGCTGTTTCACCAACTTCAACTGTTGCTAGTCTCTTGTTTAGTAATATCATTTACTTCTTGCTCTTTACCCTTTTGGGTGGCGTTATGGTTTGGTACAGTAGACAAACGCTTCATCATGGACCTTACTTTGAAGAAGCAGACTCTAAACAAAACGTTGACCCATTTGCAAAGGAGGCCTTTGGAAAATG
Proteins encoded:
- a CDS encoding cytochrome ubiquinol oxidase subunit I, which translates into the protein MLGIGLSIVSLARFQFAMTTVFHFFFVPFSIGMGFLVAIMETLYAVKKDKVYLDMAKFWGKIFLLSFAVGIVTGIIQEFQFGMNWSEYSRFMGDVFGAPLAIEALLAFFIESVFIGIWMFTWDRFKPGVHAFMIWMTSIGTMLSAIWILAANSFMQHPTGFKINNTTGRIQLTDFGAVVANPQLWKVFPHVILAAFMTAAVVITGMSAYGLLRKKKDENHFFKTSLRFGLWASLIFAILSAGAGDLQTQQIIKDQPMKFAATEGIYEDTKDPAPWTVVELINAKDHKASGQIEVPGVLSILAYHKLSGSVKGMNTINKELHAKYDKQFGKDMDYYVPPKTLFWSFRVMTGIDALIMLVSFVGLIFSRKKKDTIENHKWMLVVLGLCIWVPFIGNSAGWFITEFGRYPWIVYGLFTIAQAVSPTSTVASLLFSNIIYFLLFTLLGGVMVWYSRQTLHHGPYFEEADSKQNVDPFAKEAFGK